The Niastella koreensis GR20-10 genome includes a window with the following:
- a CDS encoding DUF6377 domain-containing protein gives MRAAILTICLLSCCLGVLASDVTDSLLSQLKTEIGRKAVYDHQKEKRIAGMRDSLQRLSADSTAQQFQLCSRLYEEYKSYKYDSAYVYVSRMAALANRMHDALKVNYTNMKLGFILLSAGKYKEAFGVLETIDHSGFDDATLESYYAVMSRAWCDLATYNNDDTWSPAYRAKGLSYSDSSLRLVHPGSYGARFLVSYRDYNNGNNASALKEFLAFYQQYKPANHDDAITTSLLSDLYQRLGDNENATNYLIRAVIADLQASTKETLAIFKLAEMASANGDVDNAYIYIQEALKDADFYGARQRQIQISTVLPIIAAAKLNFVESQKKRFLIYLSSTIFLLLVIILISFLLYKQLKQRAAREKLIQRNNTKLAAMNEELMQVNAQVVEANHRFAEDAHIKEEYIGYFFNIISGYITKLEKLKVSIEAKVIQNKLDHIQSLTNEIQVNKEREALFQTFDKVFLKIFPNFVTSFNALFKKEDQLWPKDHEILTTDLRIFALIRLGISDNESIARILQYSAKTVYVYKMRQKAKSIYTATEFDQKLMAIKAIDIPVRVQEHGAEQEV, from the coding sequence ATGCGCGCCGCCATATTGACTATTTGCCTGCTGTCCTGCTGCCTTGGAGTATTGGCTTCTGATGTTACCGATTCGCTGCTCTCGCAATTGAAAACTGAGATCGGGCGCAAGGCGGTGTACGACCACCAAAAAGAAAAACGGATTGCCGGGATGCGGGATAGCCTGCAACGATTGTCTGCCGACAGCACTGCGCAGCAGTTCCAGCTTTGCAGCCGCCTGTATGAGGAATATAAATCCTATAAGTACGATTCGGCCTATGTATATGTTAGCCGGATGGCGGCCCTGGCTAACCGGATGCACGACGCCTTAAAGGTCAACTACACCAACATGAAGCTGGGCTTTATCCTGCTTTCGGCAGGAAAATACAAGGAAGCCTTTGGTGTGCTGGAAACCATTGACCACAGCGGGTTCGACGATGCCACCCTGGAGAGTTATTATGCGGTAATGAGCCGCGCCTGGTGCGACCTGGCGACTTATAACAACGATGATACCTGGTCACCCGCCTACCGGGCAAAAGGCCTTAGCTATAGCGACTCATCCCTCCGGCTGGTGCATCCTGGCTCTTATGGCGCCCGTTTTTTGGTTAGTTACCGCGATTATAACAATGGCAACAATGCCTCCGCCCTGAAAGAATTCCTGGCCTTTTACCAACAATATAAACCCGCTAACCACGACGATGCCATCACTACCTCACTGCTCAGTGATTTGTACCAGCGGTTAGGCGATAACGAAAACGCCACCAATTACCTGATCAGGGCAGTGATTGCCGACCTGCAGGCATCTACCAAAGAAACCCTGGCAATTTTTAAGCTGGCAGAAATGGCTTCCGCCAACGGCGATGTTGACAACGCTTATATCTATATCCAGGAAGCGTTGAAGGACGCGGACTTTTATGGCGCCCGCCAGCGACAGATACAGATAAGCACGGTGCTGCCCATTATAGCAGCAGCCAAGCTTAATTTTGTAGAAAGCCAGAAAAAACGTTTCCTCATTTACCTCAGCAGTACCATCTTTTTGTTACTGGTTATTATCCTGATCTCCTTTTTGCTGTATAAACAATTGAAGCAACGCGCTGCCAGGGAAAAGCTCATTCAGCGCAACAATACGAAACTGGCTGCTATGAACGAGGAACTGATGCAGGTGAATGCACAGGTGGTGGAAGCCAACCACAGGTTTGCAGAGGATGCCCACATCAAAGAAGAGTACATTGGCTATTTCTTCAATATTATTTCAGGCTATATCACCAAACTGGAGAAATTGAAAGTCTCCATCGAGGCCAAGGTGATCCAGAACAAACTGGACCATATCCAATCCCTCACGAATGAGATCCAGGTGAACAAGGAACGCGAAGCGCTTTTCCAAACCTTCGACAAAGTGTTCCTCAAGATCTTTCCCAACTTCGTAACCAGTTTCAATGCGTTGTTCAAAAAGGAAGACCAGCTATGGCCCAAAGACCACGAAATACTCACCACCGATCTCCGGATCTTTGCCCTTATTCGTTTAGGCATTTCCGACAACGAATCCATCGCCCGCATTCTGCAATACTCGGCCAAGACCGTGTACGTTTATAAAATGCGGCAAAAAGCCAAGTCTATCTACACTGCCACCGAGTTCGACCAAAAGCTGATGGCCATCAAAGCCATTGACATTCCGGTGCGGGTGCAGGAGCATGGCGCTGAGCAGGAGGTCTGA
- a CDS encoding adenylosuccinate synthetase, which translates to MSKTSIVTGLFFGDEGKGITTAFLSSPQSLVVRFSGGHNAGHTVETNRYRHVFSSFGAGTFRGAHTYWSQYCTFCPKSFFNEREALVQNGYDPVHFIHPLAMITTPFDYEHNQRLESVNKHGSVGVGLGATIARHTETPFKLFAIDLQYRPLLLQKLKQIATWYGAVNVDEKIAEFLWYVDQCELSIKTLSEIKGRYEHIIFEGAQGIMLDMDFGFFPHVTRSNSTSKNAMDIIKAEHLPLPEIYYVMRAYLTRHGNGYIPNETTNLCFEDKTNKTHPYQGKFRQGYHATDLLQHALQIDSVYAGNDVRQKKLVITCADQTGGMIYIDNKQVPLAEFLETPLPVSEFFINRSTKAGALERMKKAASYL; encoded by the coding sequence ATGAGCAAAACGAGCATCGTTACAGGGCTATTTTTTGGCGATGAAGGGAAAGGTATAACAACCGCTTTCCTTTCATCGCCCCAAAGCCTGGTGGTTCGATTTTCAGGCGGACACAATGCCGGGCACACGGTTGAAACCAACCGGTACCGGCATGTTTTCTCCAGCTTTGGCGCCGGCACTTTCCGTGGCGCCCATACGTACTGGAGCCAATATTGCACCTTTTGCCCGAAATCTTTCTTCAATGAACGCGAAGCGCTGGTGCAAAACGGATATGATCCGGTTCATTTTATTCATCCGTTAGCCATGATCACCACTCCGTTTGATTACGAACATAACCAACGGTTGGAGTCCGTCAATAAACACGGGTCGGTAGGTGTAGGCCTGGGCGCTACCATTGCCCGTCATACGGAAACCCCTTTTAAGCTGTTTGCGATCGATTTACAATACCGGCCGCTGTTGTTACAAAAACTGAAACAAATTGCCACCTGGTACGGTGCGGTTAACGTTGATGAAAAGATAGCCGAATTTTTATGGTATGTTGACCAATGCGAGCTTTCCATTAAAACCCTCAGCGAAATTAAAGGCAGATATGAGCATATTATTTTCGAAGGCGCGCAGGGCATTATGCTGGATATGGATTTTGGCTTTTTTCCGCATGTAACCAGGAGTAATTCCACTTCTAAAAATGCTATGGACATCATTAAAGCTGAACATTTGCCATTGCCGGAGATCTATTACGTAATGCGTGCCTATTTAACCAGGCATGGCAACGGGTACATACCTAATGAAACCACCAACCTTTGTTTTGAAGATAAAACCAATAAAACCCATCCTTACCAGGGAAAATTCCGGCAGGGATATCATGCCACCGACTTATTGCAGCATGCATTGCAAATAGATAGCGTTTATGCCGGAAATGACGTTCGCCAAAAAAAGCTCGTTATTACCTGTGCAGATCAAACCGGCGGGATGATCTATATTGACAATAAACAGGTTCCTTTAGCTGAGTTTTTGGAAACACCCTTACCAGTGTCAGAATTTTTCATCAACCGTTCGACGAAAGCGGGGGCGTTGGAGCGGATGAAAAAAGCCGCCTCTTATTTGTGA
- a CDS encoding BT_3987 domain-containing protein: protein MKKIQINILLLAALLTGLSACLKKDAMNIDPDSGTKNVVEFANTGDNLASAASKYPRFYADLGTVSTGQVSAIKLNLSYSGIETASQDITVNLALDTAALSLYNVTDGTGYTVPPTSVYKFPSSVIIKKGTQLSQVEIIVTIASDFDFNKSYAVPLKISSVSTGMVSNNFGSAIYSFGGRNKYDGIYLVKGNVTHPNAAYTGPFVDDEVAFNTTGAATIAMKAQPFFNNGTLATFDVHPVFTVNADNSVTVSGLPDGGMAPSISDPTYKNRYDPATKTFFISYSYNAAVPRIIYDTCVYVKPR, encoded by the coding sequence ATGAAAAAAATACAAATAAATATATTGTTATTGGCTGCACTGCTGACCGGACTTTCAGCCTGTTTAAAAAAGGACGCTATGAATATCGATCCGGATTCAGGTACAAAGAATGTGGTGGAGTTTGCCAATACCGGCGATAACCTGGCTTCTGCTGCCTCGAAATATCCAAGGTTTTATGCTGATCTGGGAACGGTGAGTACCGGCCAGGTTTCTGCCATAAAATTAAACTTAAGTTATTCCGGGATTGAAACCGCTTCGCAGGATATTACAGTTAATCTTGCCCTGGATACAGCGGCCTTATCATTATACAACGTCACCGATGGTACCGGTTATACCGTTCCGCCAACATCGGTATATAAATTCCCGTCATCGGTAATTATTAAAAAAGGAACACAGCTTTCACAGGTTGAAATTATTGTTACCATTGCCAGCGATTTTGACTTTAATAAAAGTTATGCAGTTCCGTTAAAGATTTCATCTGTTTCAACAGGAATGGTAAGTAATAACTTTGGCAGTGCTATTTATTCGTTCGGCGGAAGAAACAAGTACGATGGCATTTACCTGGTAAAAGGTAATGTAACCCATCCAAATGCAGCTTACACCGGACCATTCGTTGATGATGAGGTTGCATTTAACACAACAGGCGCTGCCACTATAGCAATGAAAGCACAGCCTTTTTTCAATAATGGCACTTTGGCAACTTTTGATGTTCACCCTGTATTTACGGTAAATGCCGATAATTCAGTTACGGTTTCCGGCCTGCCCGACGGAGGGATGGCGCCCTCGATCAGCGATCCTACGTATAAAAATCGTTATGATCCCGCCACCAAAACATTCTTCATAAGCTATTCTTATAATGCTGCCGTACCCCGGATTATTTATGATACGTGTGTATATGTGAAACCGAGATGA
- a CDS encoding SusD/RagB family nutrient-binding outer membrane lipoprotein, which yields MKQILTIIFIGSIILGATSCKKYFDINTNPNDATSASPENILPQALTATAGNINAFNTYGAQLGGYMANAGGYGGFGVAITYNFTTTNWTNLWSGVYDNLEDYQAIMDKATVDPAYTYYGAVARIMKALDYQMLVDAYNDVPYSAALHGGSKLTPTYDDAKAIYKDLASQLDTAISVINSAGSIIGIKALGAYDVLFKGDVSLWKQLANTIKLRLVLHSSGKVTFANTTFSSDGFLTSDALINPGFLRDNGRQNPKWTTWAFSNTGAAGNKAWMPSTFIMSFYDGTKLLDTFRGKATYYQFPKTPTNRLGVENNSIVSSPEGSFWYPATFRDGTTGNDTTGTLKGPGAPMPLITAAESYFMQAEAVIRGILPSGNAATLFNNGITASFNYIYTKPDGKVVGSPANDAAAYITTNASYLTDLSLATDNKQKIEAIITQKYIALNMVNSDEAWNEYRRTHYPTLVNTPGASDDETFASTVSESTRADHLPTRILYPSSEGAYNSSNVPKNVGVFTSLIFWAL from the coding sequence ATGAAACAAATACTTACAATAATATTTATAGGATCGATAATCCTGGGGGCAACGTCCTGTAAAAAATATTTCGACATAAATACCAATCCCAATGACGCTACTTCTGCATCTCCTGAGAATATTTTACCACAGGCGCTAACGGCAACCGCCGGAAATATAAATGCATTCAATACATATGGCGCACAGTTGGGTGGTTACATGGCTAATGCAGGTGGTTATGGAGGCTTTGGCGTTGCTATTACCTATAACTTTACCACCACCAACTGGACCAACCTTTGGAGCGGTGTTTATGACAACCTGGAAGATTATCAGGCCATCATGGATAAAGCAACTGTTGATCCCGCTTACACTTATTATGGTGCAGTAGCCAGAATTATGAAGGCGCTGGATTACCAGATGCTGGTAGATGCATATAACGATGTTCCTTACTCGGCCGCGTTGCATGGCGGTTCAAAACTTACCCCAACGTACGATGATGCAAAAGCCATTTATAAAGATCTCGCCAGTCAGCTGGATACCGCAATCAGTGTCATTAACTCGGCTGGCAGCATCATAGGAATAAAAGCACTGGGCGCCTATGATGTGCTATTCAAAGGAGATGTCAGTCTCTGGAAGCAGCTGGCCAATACCATCAAATTGCGTTTGGTGCTGCATAGCAGCGGTAAAGTAACATTTGCCAATACAACTTTTAGCAGCGATGGCTTTTTGACCAGTGACGCTTTAATAAATCCTGGCTTTTTGCGCGACAATGGCCGGCAGAATCCTAAATGGACCACCTGGGCATTTTCAAACACCGGCGCTGCTGGCAACAAAGCCTGGATGCCTTCAACATTCATCATGTCGTTTTACGATGGCACAAAACTGCTGGATACATTCAGAGGCAAGGCTACTTACTACCAGTTTCCCAAAACGCCTACCAACCGCCTGGGTGTGGAAAATAACAGCATTGTTTCAAGCCCGGAGGGGTCTTTCTGGTACCCGGCTACCTTTAGAGATGGCACTACCGGTAACGATACAACCGGTACTTTAAAGGGACCAGGCGCGCCAATGCCGCTGATCACTGCTGCAGAAAGCTATTTCATGCAGGCGGAAGCGGTAATAAGAGGCATCCTGCCTTCCGGTAATGCAGCCACCTTGTTTAATAATGGAATAACAGCATCCTTCAATTATATTTATACAAAACCTGATGGCAAAGTAGTGGGATCACCAGCCAATGATGCCGCTGCTTATATTACAACCAATGCCTCCTATCTTACAGATCTTTCTTTAGCTACGGACAATAAGCAGAAAATTGAAGCTATTATAACCCAAAAGTACATAGCGTTGAATATGGTAAACAGCGACGAAGCCTGGAACGAATATCGCCGTACACATTATCCTACGTTGGTAAATACTCCGGGTGCATCGGATGACGAAACTTTTGCTTCTACCGTTTCCGAATCAACCAGGGCCGACCACTTACCCACAAGGATCTTATATCCCTCATCTGAAGGGGCTTACAACTCTTCAAACGTGCCTAAAAACGTAGGCGTGTTCACGTCATTAATTTTCTGGGCATTGTAG
- a CDS encoding SusC/RagA family TonB-linked outer membrane protein, which produces MRKLLPLLAVLVCIAVCVSAQTQTISGRVVDKTGSPIPNASILIKGTRSATVADADGNFSLKAGAGTVLTVSAVTYKPFNIRAQSTPMVITLESIDNLMNEVIVTAGGIKSKRKEIGTANTVIKPEQLIAGKSNSIAAGLQGKVAGLQISGTSGGVNPSFRLTLRGQRSLTGNNQALVVLDNVIVPNDILANLNPEDVEELVVLNGAGAAALYGSQASNGAVVITTKKGKKGVTEVSFSNTTMFQTLSYFPKLQKKFGPGGTAYGTDVNGNPLFSYLENQSYGPAFDGSKKPLGPALEDGSQDSAIYAYNPGHLKFWLTGVTNQSDFSLQNGDEKSTFFMSGQYATTKGTTPGDKFNKTSVRINGSRRLGNAIAATYSAAYIQNRYDITSQTGNMYVNLLNMPSNVDITKYKNWKTDKFANPNGFYNPWYQNPYFTADNYRQKNRNDYFTANVEVKFTPVSGLDLIARQGVVTKNYSGKSTVGAFNYTDFAKHTDASSKTDIPASVADYSSYTTELLSDAFGQYNIKKGEFDFKLIAGAQWRQDQSKSVSVAANALAVPNLYNVNNGVGTPGVGESNYKARQIGAYGDFRIGFKDYLFLHATGRNDWVSILAPQNRSFFYPSLDLSFIATDAIPLLMEKTPVTYLKFRAGVSKVGQVNLGNSFTFGAYSLLPTFSQASGYPYGSMAGYTVGNVLVSNNLKPEITKGYELGFDLNMFNDRFQSTVTWYDTKTDDQTVTTSISNSTGFTNLLTNTGQTQSRGLEVTAHVTPYRTKNFEVTIGGNYTHLDNNVNFISADLPKLSLSSSGSANSYAIAGQAFPVIMGFDYNRDPQGHVIVDGITGLPTKSDTISILGNGQPKNRLGLDGTIRFKNFRFSFLFEYRGGYEVFNGIGTELDWSGTGYRTGIYNRQRFVFPNSVIADPANPGKYMPNTSISVKNGNGNNGFWTDGINRDVTSNYVTSGKFWKLREVALAYDLPASLLNKTKYIKGVTISAQGRNLLMWLSKDNYYTDPEFSAGGPDNNGIGLNSIDQAPPSRYYGGTITVKF; this is translated from the coding sequence ATGAGAAAATTACTACCACTGCTTGCAGTGCTGGTATGCATTGCAGTTTGTGTATCTGCCCAAACGCAAACAATTTCCGGTAGAGTCGTTGATAAAACCGGCTCACCCATTCCCAACGCTTCCATTTTAATTAAAGGCACCAGGTCAGCTACGGTAGCAGATGCCGATGGAAACTTCTCGCTGAAGGCCGGCGCTGGCACCGTGCTTACGGTATCTGCTGTTACCTACAAACCATTTAACATCAGGGCACAGAGCACCCCAATGGTCATCACATTGGAAAGCATAGACAACCTGATGAATGAAGTTATTGTTACGGCGGGCGGTATTAAATCAAAAAGAAAAGAAATTGGCACTGCCAACACGGTTATTAAACCCGAGCAACTGATAGCCGGCAAATCAAACAGCATTGCGGCTGGCCTGCAGGGTAAGGTTGCCGGCTTGCAGATCAGCGGAACATCGGGCGGTGTAAACCCCAGTTTTCGCCTTACTTTACGCGGACAGCGGTCGCTCACCGGTAACAACCAGGCCCTCGTGGTATTGGACAATGTGATTGTACCTAACGATATCTTAGCCAACCTGAATCCGGAAGATGTGGAAGAACTGGTTGTATTGAATGGCGCGGGTGCAGCCGCCCTGTATGGTTCGCAGGCTTCCAATGGCGCCGTTGTAATTACTACTAAAAAAGGGAAAAAAGGAGTAACGGAAGTTTCGTTTTCAAATACCACGATGTTTCAAACCCTGTCTTATTTTCCCAAGCTGCAGAAGAAGTTCGGCCCCGGTGGTACGGCTTATGGTACCGATGTAAACGGAAATCCTTTATTTTCTTACCTCGAAAACCAGTCATACGGGCCCGCATTCGACGGTTCCAAAAAACCTTTGGGCCCTGCATTGGAAGATGGTTCCCAGGACTCGGCCATTTACGCCTACAATCCCGGCCATTTAAAATTCTGGCTAACGGGTGTAACCAACCAAAGTGATTTCTCCCTGCAAAATGGAGATGAAAAATCTACTTTCTTCATGTCTGGCCAGTATGCCACTACAAAAGGTACCACACCCGGCGATAAGTTCAATAAAACCTCGGTTCGCATCAATGGCTCCCGCCGTTTGGGTAATGCGATTGCTGCTACTTACAGTGCAGCCTATATCCAAAACCGGTATGATATTACTTCACAGACCGGAAATATGTATGTGAACCTGCTTAACATGCCCTCGAACGTAGATATTACTAAATATAAAAACTGGAAAACGGATAAATTTGCGAATCCCAACGGATTTTACAATCCCTGGTATCAGAATCCTTACTTCACGGCAGACAACTACAGGCAAAAAAACAGGAACGATTACTTCACCGCCAATGTGGAAGTAAAGTTTACACCTGTTAGCGGTCTTGATCTGATAGCACGCCAGGGAGTAGTAACAAAGAATTACTCAGGTAAAAGTACCGTTGGTGCATTTAATTATACCGACTTTGCAAAACATACCGATGCAAGTTCAAAAACAGATATCCCTGCTTCTGTGGCTGACTATAGTTCCTACACCACCGAACTATTGAGTGATGCCTTTGGTCAGTACAACATAAAAAAGGGTGAATTCGATTTCAAGCTGATTGCCGGTGCCCAGTGGCGGCAGGACCAATCCAAATCGGTTTCAGTTGCAGCGAATGCTTTGGCCGTTCCCAATTTGTATAATGTAAACAATGGCGTGGGAACACCAGGGGTAGGGGAGTCTAATTATAAAGCCCGCCAGATTGGCGCCTATGGCGATTTTCGCATAGGCTTCAAAGATTACCTGTTCCTGCATGCCACAGGACGCAACGATTGGGTATCCATCCTGGCGCCGCAAAACCGTTCATTTTTCTACCCTTCCCTTGACTTGTCATTTATAGCTACCGATGCTATTCCGTTATTAATGGAAAAAACACCGGTTACTTATCTGAAGTTCAGGGCAGGTGTGTCGAAGGTAGGACAGGTGAACCTGGGTAACAGTTTTACGTTTGGCGCTTACAGTTTGCTGCCTACCTTTAGTCAGGCAAGCGGCTATCCCTATGGATCGATGGCTGGTTATACGGTGGGCAATGTATTGGTGTCGAACAACCTGAAACCTGAAATCACCAAAGGATATGAATTGGGTTTTGACCTCAATATGTTCAATGACCGTTTTCAATCTACAGTCACCTGGTATGATACAAAAACGGATGATCAAACAGTAACCACCAGCATCTCTAATTCTACCGGGTTTACCAACCTGTTAACCAATACCGGCCAAACCCAAAGCCGTGGCCTTGAGGTTACCGCCCATGTAACGCCTTACAGAACCAAAAATTTTGAAGTAACTATCGGGGGCAACTACACGCACCTGGACAATAACGTGAATTTTATCAGCGCCGATCTGCCAAAGCTTTCGCTGTCATCGAGCGGGTCAGCCAATTCCTATGCAATAGCAGGCCAGGCATTTCCCGTAATTATGGGATTTGACTATAACCGGGATCCGCAGGGGCATGTGATCGTTGATGGCATAACCGGTTTACCCACGAAATCAGACACTATCTCCATTTTAGGAAATGGACAGCCGAAAAACCGGCTGGGCCTGGATGGTACTATCCGGTTTAAGAATTTCCGGTTCTCATTCCTGTTTGAATACCGGGGCGGGTACGAGGTATTCAATGGTATTGGTACCGAGCTCGACTGGTCGGGAACGGGATACAGGACCGGTATTTACAATCGTCAGCGATTTGTTTTCCCCAATTCGGTGATTGCTGACCCTGCCAATCCTGGCAAGTATATGCCGAACACCAGTATCAGTGTTAAAAATGGTAATGGTAATAATGGTTTCTGGACAGATGGTATTAACCGGGATGTTACTTCCAACTATGTTACTTCGGGCAAATTCTGGAAGTTAAGAGAAGTGGCACTGGCATACGATCTTCCGGCTTCTCTTTTGAATAAAACCAAATACATTAAAGGCGTAACCATCAGCGCCCAGGGCCGCAATTTATTAATGTGGCTGTCTAAAGACAATTACTATACCGATCCGGAATTCAGCGCCGGCGGACCCGATAACAATGGCATCGGGTTGAACAGTATTGACCAGGCGCCGCCATCACGTTACTACGGAGGTACCATTACCGTTAAATTTTAA
- a CDS encoding M13 family metallopeptidase, whose translation MKNWLLLTVTCVLFAACKTGTPEKPFIAIEGIDSTRQPGDNFFNYVNIKWYDTAQIPASQSGVGAYRFMNFQQRLKLQSILDSVSKSNNAPGSLEQKIGDFYASGMDTTTINQRGAEPLKAGLDRINGITNVADMITFIAEEAKLSNTFLLAFQVSPDQDNSSMNMGHIVQAGIGMPDRDYYFKTDSATLAIQQAYKKYLADLFTLTGSDSLMAQKNAALVYNIEKQLAASHKTNIELRDIKGNFHKTALADLNKKQSNIGWTNYFRSLGATMDSLNVAQPGYYDKLNSLVKSIPLGDWKIYLKANYISSYADYLSKPFVDASFAYNKALTGQTAQKSRGEIMASAVDNYLGMALGQLYTKLYFPESAKARMLELVNNLQKAFSNRVDQLNWMSDSTKQKAKEKLFAITKKIGYPDKWRDYNQVTVVRNKYFENVVSAGANNFQYNLVKLGKRVDKTEWFTTPSTVTAYNNPSANEIVFPAGILQPPYFDNNADDALNYGGIGMVIGHEMTHTFDDQGAQFDKDGNVKNWWTPQDYEQFKAKTKQVIDLYSTFTVLDTVHVKGALTVGENTADISGVAVALDAFKMTKEGQDTTRIGGYTPMQRFFFSVARIWRVKMKDEYLRYWVNNDPHSPPMWRVNGPLMNMPDFYLAFNVKPGNRMYLVKDKQIKIW comes from the coding sequence ATGAAAAATTGGCTTTTGCTAACTGTCACATGTGTTTTATTCGCTGCCTGTAAAACGGGGACTCCTGAAAAACCCTTCATCGCTATTGAAGGGATAGACTCCACCCGCCAGCCAGGCGATAACTTTTTCAATTATGTAAATATTAAATGGTATGATACGGCGCAAATACCAGCGAGCCAGTCGGGCGTAGGCGCCTACCGGTTCATGAACTTTCAGCAGCGCCTCAAGCTGCAAAGCATCCTGGACAGCGTATCAAAAAGTAACAATGCGCCGGGCAGCCTGGAACAAAAGATAGGGGATTTCTATGCTTCAGGAATGGATACCACTACCATCAATCAACGCGGCGCCGAGCCGCTTAAAGCCGGGTTAGACAGGATCAATGGCATTACCAATGTTGCTGATATGATCACATTCATAGCAGAAGAAGCCAAATTATCCAACACATTCCTTCTTGCATTCCAGGTTTCGCCCGATCAGGATAACAGCAGCATGAATATGGGGCATATTGTTCAGGCAGGTATCGGCATGCCCGACCGGGACTATTATTTCAAAACTGATTCTGCCACCCTGGCTATTCAGCAGGCGTATAAAAAATATCTTGCCGATCTTTTTACCCTCACCGGAAGCGATTCCCTGATGGCACAAAAGAATGCAGCGCTTGTGTACAATATCGAAAAACAACTGGCTGCTTCACATAAAACCAATATTGAACTGCGGGATATAAAAGGCAACTTTCATAAAACAGCCCTGGCCGATCTAAATAAAAAACAAAGCAATATCGGTTGGACGAATTACTTCAGGAGCCTGGGCGCCACCATGGATTCACTGAATGTGGCCCAGCCAGGTTATTATGACAAATTGAACTCGCTCGTGAAATCGATCCCGCTCGGAGACTGGAAAATTTATCTGAAAGCAAATTATATCAGCAGTTATGCAGATTACCTGAGCAAACCTTTTGTTGATGCATCCTTTGCTTATAACAAGGCCCTGACCGGACAGACCGCGCAAAAGTCACGCGGCGAGATCATGGCCAGCGCGGTAGATAATTACCTGGGCATGGCGCTGGGACAATTATATACGAAGCTATATTTTCCTGAGTCGGCTAAAGCGCGAATGCTGGAGTTGGTGAATAACCTGCAGAAGGCCTTTTCCAACCGGGTTGACCAATTGAACTGGATGAGCGACAGCACCAAGCAAAAAGCCAAAGAGAAATTATTTGCCATCACCAAAAAGATCGGCTACCCCGATAAGTGGCGTGATTACAACCAGGTAACTGTGGTGAGAAATAAATATTTTGAAAATGTGGTCTCAGCGGGTGCAAACAACTTTCAATATAACCTGGTTAAATTGGGCAAACGGGTTGATAAAACGGAATGGTTTACTACTCCTTCCACCGTTACTGCTTATAATAATCCTTCCGCCAACGAAATTGTTTTTCCTGCCGGCATTCTGCAACCTCCGTATTTTGATAATAATGCCGACGACGCGCTTAACTATGGAGGCATTGGTATGGTTATCGGACATGAAATGACGCATACTTTCGATGACCAGGGAGCCCAGTTTGATAAAGACGGGAATGTAAAAAACTGGTGGACACCACAAGACTATGAGCAATTCAAGGCCAAAACCAAACAGGTAATTGACCTGTACAGTACATTCACTGTACTTGATACTGTTCATGTGAAAGGCGCGCTTACGGTTGGAGAAAATACAGCGGATATAAGCGGCGTTGCTGTGGCTCTTGACGCATTTAAAATGACCAAAGAAGGGCAGGATACTACGAGGATCGGCGGCTATACACCTATGCAGCGATTTTTCTTTTCAGTAGCCAGGATCTGGCGGGTAAAAATGAAAGACGAATACCTGCGCTACTGGGTAAATAACGATCCCCATTCGCCACCCATGTGGCGCGTAAACGGACCACTCATGAACATGCCGGATTTTTACTTAGCGTTTAATGTGAAGCCTGGCAATAGGATGTATCTCGTGAAAGATAAACAAATCAAGATCTGGTAA